In one window of Ruminococcus albus AD2013 DNA:
- a CDS encoding amidohydrolase family protein, with product MSVNTEVITLTIDFHVHCFAPKIAEKAISQLKERAELEPLTDGLIETTVARFDEWGIDRGVLLSVATRPTQVKVINDWCAENNGGRFISFGTIHPDFEDIPAELDRLVSLGLHGVKLHPDYQGFMVDDDRIDFLYDEIERRDLSVILHAGFDVFSPELVHCPPERALRMIKKHPHLKVILAHMGGNDSHQQVCDILAGIDGEVYFDTAFTGRFLTDALMEKIIRKHGADRILFASDCPWDSPAEIKKKILRIGISDDDKEKIFSQNALRLLGDV from the coding sequence ATGTCAGTAAATACGGAGGTGATAACTCTGACGATAGATTTTCATGTGCATTGTTTTGCACCAAAAATTGCCGAAAAAGCAATATCTCAGCTGAAAGAACGGGCAGAGCTCGAACCGCTGACCGATGGTCTTATCGAGACCACAGTTGCAAGATTTGATGAATGGGGCATCGACAGGGGAGTGCTGCTGTCAGTGGCTACCCGTCCAACTCAGGTAAAAGTTATAAACGACTGGTGCGCCGAAAACAACGGCGGAAGATTCATAAGCTTCGGTACGATACACCCCGACTTCGAGGATATCCCCGCAGAGCTTGACAGACTTGTTTCACTGGGTCTGCACGGTGTAAAGCTCCACCCCGATTATCAGGGCTTCATGGTTGATGATGACAGGATAGACTTTCTGTATGATGAGATAGAGCGCCGTGATCTCTCCGTGATACTTCACGCAGGCTTTGATGTGTTCTCGCCGGAGCTTGTACACTGTCCGCCGGAACGCGCTTTGCGTATGATAAAAAAACACCCTCACCTTAAAGTGATTCTCGCTCATATGGGCGGCAATGACAGTCACCAGCAGGTGTGCGACATATTGGCGGGCATTGACGGCGAGGTGTATTTCGATACCGCTTTTACAGGCAGATTTCTCACAGATGCGCTTATGGAAAAGATAATCAGAAAACACGGCGCGGACAGGATACTTTTTGCCAGCGACTGCCCATGGGACAGTCCCGCAGAGATAAAGAAAAAAATACTGCGGATAGGTATTTCCGATGATGATAAGGAGAAAATATTCTCACAGAACGCCCTGCGTCTGCTGGGCGATGTATAG
- a CDS encoding RrF2 family transcriptional regulator, translating to MKISTKGRYALRLMTDLAKHKEDGYVPIKVIAERQNISDKYLEQIISILSRAGYVRSIRGAGGGYTLAYPAEKYTVGMILRLTEGSLAPVACLETEENLCERAETCPTLFIWEKLYAAINDVVDSITIADIVERDCNGADLYSI from the coding sequence ATGAAGATCTCCACAAAAGGAAGATATGCACTCAGACTTATGACAGATCTTGCAAAGCACAAGGAAGACGGTTATGTACCCATAAAGGTTATAGCAGAAAGACAGAACATCAGTGATAAATATCTTGAGCAGATAATCTCTATCCTCAGCCGTGCAGGCTATGTGAGGAGCATACGCGGTGCAGGCGGCGGCTATACTCTCGCTTATCCTGCTGAAAAGTACACCGTAGGTATGATACTCAGGCTTACCGAGGGCAGCCTTGCACCTGTTGCCTGCCTTGAAACAGAGGAGAACCTCTGTGAGCGTGCTGAAACCTGCCCTACCCTGTTTATATGGGAGAAGCTTTACGCAGCTATAAACGACGTTGTAGACAGCATAACCATCGCAGATATCGTTGAAAGAGACTGTAACGGCGCTGACCTGTACAGTATCTGA
- a CDS encoding YveK family protein — protein MEQQKEMSIQELLGILLGHLRMIIVVTILAGIASYSYAKFVLPPQYTSSIKIYVTNNNLSDTNDINQINAQDLNTARSLATTYIVILDDAMMYEAISNRLLKDYKEEDLKNYFTIAHDENGEAYIPSNQIKRLINISAINNTEVLQVTVTSQVPKFSADICTYISKLAPQIIKRTTKAGSVETVSPAKVPETASGPNVPRYLLLGMVAGFAVAVGIALISSFLDNTVKSGEELRDRFGVPVLAEIPDIFMEGKGGSSKYGKY, from the coding sequence ATGGAACAACAGAAAGAGATGAGTATACAGGAATTATTAGGTATCCTGCTCGGTCATCTGAGAATGATAATCGTTGTAACTATACTTGCGGGTATAGCAAGCTACAGCTATGCTAAGTTTGTACTGCCTCCTCAGTATACTTCAAGTATCAAGATCTATGTTACTAACAATAATTTGTCTGATACAAATGATATAAATCAGATCAATGCACAGGATCTTAACACTGCACGAAGTCTCGCAACAACGTATATCGTTATCCTTGATGACGCTATGATGTATGAGGCGATATCCAACAGGCTCCTGAAAGACTATAAAGAGGAAGACCTGAAGAATTACTTTACTATAGCTCATGATGAAAACGGCGAAGCGTATATACCTTCAAATCAGATCAAGAGGCTTATAAACATATCTGCGATAAACAATACCGAGGTTCTTCAGGTAACGGTTACCAGCCAGGTGCCTAAGTTCTCGGCTGATATCTGCACCTATATATCCAAACTTGCACCGCAGATCATCAAACGTACAACCAAGGCAGGTTCAGTTGAAACCGTTTCACCTGCAAAGGTCCCCGAAACCGCCAGTGGTCCCAATGTACCGAGATATCTGCTTCTCGGCATGGTAGCAGGTTTTGCGGTCGCAGTAGGTATAGCTTTAATTTCAAGCTTCCTTGATAATACCGTAAAGAGCGGTGAGGAACTGAGAGATCGTTTCGGTGTTCCTGTTCTTGCAGAGATACCTGATATCTTCATGGAAGGAAAGGGAGGTTCGAGCAAGTATGGCAAATATTAA
- a CDS encoding AAA family ATPase produces MSKIKVVTIGRLYCSGGSSIGKRVAQKLGIPCYDREIVEMAAEKSGISMAEIKKYEESVLNPMKKPINLFGFSEDICEKIFAAETEVVYELVEKGPCVIVGRCADFILKNKVKTLDVFIYASLDKRMQTAMSEPHNIPADEVEYRLKKYDKKRGDYYNSNTNKKWGTKFSYDLCLDSGTLGYDMCADIIAHTVEASS; encoded by the coding sequence ATGAGTAAGATCAAAGTCGTGACAATAGGCAGACTGTACTGTTCGGGCGGCAGTTCTATAGGAAAGAGAGTTGCGCAAAAGCTGGGTATCCCCTGCTATGACAGGGAGATAGTTGAGATGGCAGCTGAAAAAAGCGGTATCTCAATGGCAGAGATCAAGAAATATGAGGAGAGCGTTCTCAATCCGATGAAGAAACCTATAAATCTTTTTGGTTTTTCTGAGGACATATGCGAAAAGATATTTGCGGCAGAAACAGAGGTCGTTTATGAACTGGTGGAGAAAGGTCCCTGCGTTATCGTTGGCAGATGTGCTGATTTCATACTGAAAAACAAGGTCAAGACGCTGGACGTATTCATATATGCCTCTCTTGACAAGCGTATGCAGACGGCTATGAGCGAACCTCACAATATCCCTGCGGACGAGGTCGAGTACCGTCTGAAAAAGTATGACAAGAAGCGCGGGGATTACTACAACTCAAATACCAATAAAAAGTGGGGAACAAAGTTCAGCTATGATCTTTGTCTGGACAGCGGCACACTGGGATATGATATGTGCGCCGACATAATCGCCCACACAGTGGAGGCATCTAGTTAA
- a CDS encoding acyl-[acyl-carrier-protein] thioesterase, whose protein sequence is MFETDRKIYCSQIGEGGKVRNSGLVDILQDTSDLHLMNHPVLASFFKETGSVMFLTHRQVDIIRRPEYGEHIRTKTWTYELNRMYGSRNTMVLGEKGDVCIKSIAGGAFMDIKTGRPIRVSADLIAQVKSYEKLDMEYLPRKIALPDTAPVITCRMVIRRSDIDMNDHVNNARYFDITDELFHECHNAKRLRSEYKFSIKRGDTVFADRYDTPSGCIISLRDDSGKVYCNVEYTL, encoded by the coding sequence ATGTTTGAAACAGACAGAAAGATATATTGTTCGCAGATAGGTGAGGGTGGAAAAGTCCGTAACAGCGGCCTTGTCGATATCCTCCAGGATACCTCTGATCTCCATTTGATGAATCACCCCGTTCTCGCTTCCTTTTTTAAGGAAACAGGCAGTGTCATGTTCCTTACTCACCGTCAGGTGGATATAATAAGGCGTCCCGAATACGGCGAGCATATCCGCACAAAGACCTGGACATACGAACTCAACAGAATGTACGGTTCAAGAAATACCATGGTGCTGGGCGAAAAAGGAGATGTGTGCATAAAGTCGATAGCAGGCGGTGCTTTCATGGATATCAAAACAGGCAGACCGATCCGTGTTTCAGCTGACCTCATTGCACAGGTAAAAAGCTATGAAAAGCTAGATATGGAGTATCTCCCGCGTAAAATAGCCCTTCCTGATACCGCACCGGTCATCACCTGCCGTATGGTCATAAGAAGAAGCGATATCGATATGAACGATCATGTCAACAACGCCCGTTATTTCGATATAACAGATGAACTCTTTCACGAGTGCCACAATGCGAAGCGTCTCCGTTCAGAGTATAAATTCTCCATAAAGCGGGGCGATACCGTCTTTGCAGACAGATACGATACACCGTCGGGCTGTATCATATCTCTCCGCGATGATTCTGGCAAAGTTTACTGTAATGTTGAATACACACTGTGA
- a CDS encoding sensor histidine kinase: MDPIDIASMVSISTDFLVGILSFLAGALIIHCFYDDSLVINRKKVLIYSASCLLMEVLSCLFEWSFFAVVIFLSAAVLGAWGSKGRKIRLGAKTVLAMALCVMNTFILAQICTYCAGLEGLLNISSDEKLVERFNFTNIFAIIFMLIIVIYLTRQYIRRGRTMPFRLADKIYVTLYCIYMVAVETAYVTFEKDKTTLTAEYRSVRVMLSLVCIAIAVLLPLLILRNRQTDYFNKLSEQHRSFLEAELAASKQFKEAQEETSAFRHDVRNNLSVVAMLMDEGKFDEAKHFIEDMHTSVSALSPKIVTGDEMLDSLIASKMAKMSEEGIDFTIDGVADGGMGWKAIDICTVFANALDNAIEACMRTEPDTDRFIRLEIRKTAHQRLMTLTNTSPDGVDCEKLMMNGVHLTSKADKQLHGYGVRNIRKTVEKYGGMTRLSCENGVFRLEMILSINM, translated from the coding sequence ATGGACCCGATCGATATTGCATCAATGGTCTCTATATCCACAGATTTTCTGGTGGGGATACTTTCATTTTTAGCGGGCGCACTGATAATCCACTGCTTTTACGATGATTCTCTGGTCATAAACCGCAAAAAGGTACTTATTTATTCAGCATCCTGCCTGCTGATGGAGGTGCTGTCGTGCTTATTTGAATGGTCGTTCTTTGCGGTAGTGATATTTCTGTCAGCCGCCGTGCTTGGCGCCTGGGGAAGCAAAGGCAGAAAAATCAGGCTTGGTGCGAAAACCGTACTTGCTATGGCACTGTGCGTCATGAATACCTTCATACTCGCGCAGATATGCACCTACTGTGCAGGTCTTGAGGGTCTGCTGAATATCAGCAGCGATGAAAAGCTAGTTGAACGATTTAATTTTACAAATATTTTCGCTATAATTTTTATGCTGATTATTGTCATCTACCTTACAAGACAGTACATCAGACGCGGACGCACCATGCCTTTCAGGCTGGCGGACAAGATATACGTCACCCTCTACTGCATATATATGGTAGCGGTTGAGACTGCCTATGTGACCTTTGAAAAGGATAAGACCACACTTACAGCTGAATACCGCTCGGTAAGGGTAATGCTTTCACTGGTATGCATAGCAATAGCCGTGCTTCTGCCCCTGCTGATACTCCGCAACCGCCAGACCGATTATTTCAATAAGCTCAGCGAACAGCACCGTTCCTTTCTCGAAGCTGAACTCGCCGCATCAAAACAGTTCAAAGAAGCTCAGGAGGAGACCAGCGCTTTCCGCCATGATGTACGCAATAACCTCAGCGTAGTAGCTATGCTGATGGATGAGGGCAAATTTGACGAAGCAAAGCATTTCATAGAGGATATGCATACCAGTGTATCTGCGCTTTCCCCGAAGATAGTAACGGGAGATGAGATGCTGGATTCTCTCATAGCCTCCAAAATGGCAAAAATGTCCGAAGAGGGCATAGACTTCACCATTGATGGAGTAGCAGACGGCGGCATGGGCTGGAAAGCCATAGATATCTGCACCGTGTTCGCCAACGCCCTGGATAACGCCATTGAAGCCTGTATGCGAACCGAACCCGACACAGACCGTTTCATTCGCCTTGAGATACGCAAGACCGCCCATCAGCGTCTGATGACTCTGACAAACACTTCGCCTGACGGTGTAGACTGCGAAAAGCTGATGATGAATGGAGTTCACCTTACCTCAAAGGCGGATAAACAGCTCCACGGATACGGAGTGAGGAATATACGTAAAACTGTTGAAAAATACGGCGGCATGACCCGCCTTTCCTGCGAAAACGGCGTGTTCAGGCTGGAAATGATACTCAGCATAAATATGTGA
- the ybaK gene encoding Cys-tRNA(Pro) deacylase: MAKDKDVKTNAMRILDRNKIAYKVNTYECDEFIDGVHIADMLGQPHDSTFKTLVAQGKSGGYYVFAIPIDEELDMKKAAKSVGEKSVELIHVKDINKVTGYIRGGCTPLGMKKQYPTVVDSSAENFSEIIISGGRLGSQIFLDPQDLVKVTGGKFESIIFEQV, encoded by the coding sequence ATGGCAAAGGATAAGGACGTTAAGACCAATGCGATGAGGATACTCGACAGGAACAAGATCGCATACAAGGTGAACACCTATGAGTGTGATGAGTTCATTGACGGAGTACACATCGCAGATATGCTGGGTCAGCCACACGACAGCACTTTCAAGACTCTGGTTGCTCAGGGCAAAAGCGGCGGATACTACGTTTTCGCCATACCGATAGACGAAGAGCTGGATATGAAAAAGGCTGCCAAGTCCGTAGGAGAAAAATCCGTGGAGCTGATACACGTAAAGGATATCAACAAGGTGACAGGCTATATACGCGGTGGCTGTACGCCTCTGGGTATGAAAAAGCAGTATCCCACCGTGGTTGACAGTTCAGCTGAGAATTTCAGCGAGATAATCATAAGCGGCGGAAGACTGGGCTCGCAGATATTCCTTGACCCGCAGGATCTTGTAAAGGTCACGGGCGGAAAGTTCGAGAGCATCATCTTTGAACAGGTCTGA
- a CDS encoding SH3 domain-containing protein → MCKNFRILVMTALAAVSLAGCGHVGEGDGSDNEPIFTSTSAQEKRSVHTTKTAAFAVGDVDADDEDANGGYTTTTTVSGSLENDLVFDEDDEVDEDIRATQRTEAKTYYSVPEHNGTTGAVLTVSAEKTTTTANGTISIEDPTARPTAKSTTTAATTKIVSNKLFRMESAMEYDSKRKYIVTSDTTYLNLRYGPSKEYDIRTTIPDGSTITGYGETVGPDGNVWVATLYKGTSGWVMRELLSY, encoded by the coding sequence ATGTGTAAAAATTTCAGGATATTAGTAATGACAGCACTTGCAGCTGTATCACTTGCAGGCTGCGGTCATGTGGGTGAAGGCGATGGTTCGGATAACGAGCCTATATTCACTTCGACCTCGGCTCAGGAAAAGCGCTCAGTCCATACCACAAAGACGGCGGCTTTCGCAGTAGGTGATGTTGATGCGGATGATGAAGACGCCAACGGCGGCTATACCACTACTACCACTGTCAGCGGTTCGCTGGAGAACGACCTGGTTTTTGATGAGGATGACGAGGTGGATGAAGATATACGTGCGACCCAGCGCACCGAGGCAAAGACTTACTACTCCGTTCCCGAGCATAACGGCACTACGGGTGCTGTGCTGACAGTCAGCGCAGAAAAGACCACTACCACAGCCAACGGCACGATAAGTATCGAAGACCCGACAGCGCGACCCACCGCAAAAAGCACGACAACGGCTGCCACAACAAAGATAGTTTCAAATAAGCTGTTCCGTATGGAGTCTGCCATGGAGTACGATTCCAAAAGAAAATATATCGTCACCTCGGATACCACCTACCTCAATCTGAGATACGGTCCCTCTAAGGAATATGATATCAGGACTACCATACCTGACGGTTCAACTATCACAGGCTACGGTGAAACAGTCGGTCCCGACGGAAATGTATGGGTGGCTACGCTATACAAGGGCACTTCGGGCTGGGTGATGAGAGAACTTCTCAGCTACTGA
- a CDS encoding CpsD/CapB family tyrosine-protein kinase, which translates to MANINRNPRFGNRNAKRRTLMDSNVAFPVTEAYKTLRTNISFALSTKKNKIFAVSSALASEGKSTVAANIAITLAQNSYHVLLIDGDLRKPVQHRVFTIKNEVGLSTLISGSNTFKEIVHHDVIENLDIVPCGPIPPNPSEMLGSDNMKMLLEQLSVHYDYIIIDTPPINLVTDALTLLPSIAGVLLVAKHAQSTYDAIEEAINAIKMADGSLLGVVVSNVSVSGGKYGGKYSYKYKYGYKYGYGYGEYSDYSTPGATSATQKSSDGKDV; encoded by the coding sequence ATGGCAAATATTAACAGAAATCCCCGCTTTGGCAACAGAAATGCCAAAAGAAGGACACTCATGGATTCAAATGTTGCTTTCCCGGTTACCGAAGCATATAAGACCCTCAGAACTAATATATCCTTTGCTCTCTCTACCAAGAAGAACAAGATATTTGCAGTATCCAGTGCGCTCGCATCCGAGGGAAAATCCACGGTTGCAGCTAATATAGCAATAACTCTCGCACAGAACAGCTATCATGTACTGCTGATAGACGGCGACCTCAGAAAGCCTGTACAGCACAGAGTTTTTACCATTAAAAATGAAGTCGGACTCAGCACACTGATAAGCGGCAGCAATACCTTCAAGGAGATAGTTCATCACGATGTTATCGAAAACCTTGATATAGTTCCCTGCGGACCTATCCCTCCCAACCCTTCCGAGATGCTGGGTTCGGACAATATGAAGATGCTGCTTGAACAGCTTTCAGTACACTATGATTATATCATAATAGATACACCTCCGATAAACCTCGTAACCGATGCGCTGACACTTCTTCCTTCCATAGCGGGTGTTCTTCTTGTCGCAAAGCACGCACAGTCCACCTATGATGCTATTGAAGAAGCTATCAACGCTATCAAGATGGCAGATGGTTCGCTGCTTGGCGTAGTTGTCAGCAACGTTTCTGTATCGGGCGGCAAATATGGCGGTAAGTACAGCTATAAGTACAAGTATGGCTATAAGTACGGCTATGGCTACGGTGAGTACAGTGATTACAGTACACCGGGTGCAACGTCAGCTACCCAGAAATCATCGGACGGTAAAGACGTATAA